In one Lolium rigidum isolate FL_2022 chromosome 3, APGP_CSIRO_Lrig_0.1, whole genome shotgun sequence genomic region, the following are encoded:
- the LOC124697024 gene encoding thymocyte nuclear protein 1-like: MARKPASTVTAASKKAATAASKKAATAASKKAGPTVTAAGKKAAASASKKAAPTVTAASKHWLLKTEPGEWSWSDQASAPGGVGPWDGVRNHQAMNNLRAMRCGDRCLFYHSGAGAASRRVVGVVEVAREWYEGEEGEATAGGAVDVRAVGEFQKPVGLAEIKKAAGEVEGMKDFALIRQARLSVMPVPVKIWDWICEMGGGFVQDGDVEDETEG; the protein is encoded by the coding sequence ATGGCGAGGAAACCAGCCTCCACCGTGACCGCCGCCAGCAAGAAAGCAGCGACCGCCGCCAGCAAGAAGGCAGCGACCGCCGCCAGCAAGAAGGCAGGTCCCACCGTCACCGCCGCCGGCAAGAAAGCGGCGGCGTCCGCCAGCAAGAAGGCAGCGCCCACCGTGACCGCCGCCAGCAAGCACTGGCTCCTGAAGACGGAGCCGGGGGAGTGGTCGTGGTCCGACCAGGCCAgcgcccccggcggcgtcgggccGTGGGACGGCGTCCGCAACCACCAGGCCATGAACAACCTCCGCGCGATGCGCTGCGGCGACCGCTGCCTCTTCTACCACTcgggcgccggcgccgcctcccgccgcgtCGTGGGCGTCGTGGAGGTCGCCAGGGAGTGGTACGAGGGCGAGGAGGGGGAGGCGACGGCCGGCGGCGCCGTGGACGTGCGGGCCGTCGGGGAGTTCCAGAAACCTGTGGGGCTGGCAGAGATCAAGAAGGCGGCGGGGGAGGTGGAGGGGATGAAGGACTTCGCGCTGATCCGTCAGGCCCGGCTGTCCGTGATGCCCGTGCCGGTGAAGATCTGGGATTGGATTTGTGAGATGGGAGGTGGGTTTGTGCAGGATGGGGATGTGGAAGATGAAACTGAGGGTTGA